In Parabacteroides timonensis, the genomic stretch AAATGTGCTTGCTGTATTTCAGGGACATCATCATGCGGGGCATTATAGTTTTCGTAATAATATCCATTATTGGACTATGAAAGGGATGATAGAGGGGAATCTTCCTGATAATAATAGTTTTGCAGTCGTGGAGATTGATCCTCAAAACAATATTCATATCGATGGTTTCTATAATTGTGAGGATAAAGATTTGAACAGGAATTTGTAAAATCGATAATTTAAAGAAAAGGTTTTAATAAAAAAGCCAGATAATTTTGTTTATCTGGCTTTTTATTGTTGTTCTCCGTCTTGGAGGAGATTCTCTTTTTTAATATACTTCTTTCGCAACTTTATAGACGCTATCCGTTGCCATCATTGTATAAAAATGCAGGCTGGGGACTCCGTGAGCGATCAGGTCTTTACATTGCTGGATACACCATTCTACACCAACGGCTTTTACTTCGTCGTCGTTATTACATTTACGAAGTTCGGTGGCAAACGGCTCCGGTATATCGGAACGGAATATTTTAGGTAATACCGTTAATTGATTCTTGAATACGACGGGCTTGATTCCCGGAATGATCGGAACAGTGATTCCTTCTGCACGGCAACGATCCACAAATGAATAATATTTTTCGTTGTCGAAAAACATTTGGGTTACCAGGTAATCAGCTCCGTTTTTTACTTTCTCCTTCAGGTAGAAAATATCAGAATCCATATTGGGAGCCTCTTCATGCTTTTCCGGATAACAGGCCATACCGTAGGAAAATGGGGTTTCATTGGCTTCAAATGTAGAACCGTCTACTGCGATGCCTTTGTTGAAGTTGTTTACCTGTTCCTGTAAACCGGTTGCATGTTCATGATACTGATCGGTGTTCTGCCCTGCCTCTAACGTTTTTACATCCCCGCGGAGTAAAAGCAGGTCGTAAACACCTAAAAAGTTAAGGTCGATCAGTGCATATTCGGTTTCGTCTTTCGTGAAACCTTTACAGATGATATGCGGGACGGCCGGAATGCCATATTTATTCTGAATGGCAGAAGCAATAGCTACCGATCCCGGTCGCTTGCGGATATTCACTTTCTGAAAACTTCCGTCGGGAAGCGTTTTATAAATGTATTCGCTGTGATGGGAGGTTATATTAATGTACTTAGGATCGAATTCTTTTAGTTTATCAATCACATTGTACACTTTTTGTATGCTGTTCCCTTTTATAGGAGGAAGTATTTCGAATGAGAAAGCAGTCGTTTTACTGCCGTTTATCAAATCAATGACTTTCATATTTTAATTATTTTTGCTGCAAAAGTAACAATTATCATCTGAAATAGCTTACTTTTGCGATCATAATCTAATTACGACATTATATGGAAAATATTAATTGGTCTGATCTAGCATTTGGTTATATGAAGACAGACTACAATGTACGGTGTTACTATCGTGATGGTAAATGGGGAGAATTAGAAGTTAGTTCTTCTGAGATCATCAATATTCATATGGCAGCGACTTGTCTGCATTACGGGCAAGAATCGTTTGAAGGTCTGAAAGCTTTCAGAGGTAAAGACGGTAAGATCCGTGTGTTCCGTATGGATGAAAACGGCAAACGTATGCAGGCTTCCAGCCGGGGTATCAAGATGGCTGAACTTCCTGTGGAAATGTTTGAGGAAGCTGTTCGCAAAGTAGTGAAATTGAATGAACGCTTTGTTCCTCCTTACGAGAGTGGAGCAGCATTATATATCCGGCCGTTGATGATTGGTTTGGGTGCACAGGTAGGTGTAAAACCGGCTCCTGAATATATGTTTATGATTTTTGTAACTCCGGTAGGTCCGTATTTTAAAGGTGGTTTCCAACCTTCAAAGGTTTGTATCATGCGTGAATATGACCGTGCAGCTCCTCAGGGAACAGGTACGATAAAAGTCGGTGGTAACTATGCCGCCAGCCTTGTTGCCGGTGAAAAAGCAAAGGAAAAAGGATATGCAGCCGTTCTTTATCTGGATCCGAAAGAAAAGAAATACCTGGACGAATGTGGTCCGGCAAACTTCTTCGGTATCCGTGGTAATAGCTATATCACTCCGCAGTCTCATTCTATCCTGCCTTCAATCACCAACAAGAGTTTGCAGCAATTAGCTGCAGATATGGGACTGACCGTTGAACGTCGTCCGGTTCCAGTGGAAGAACTCGCAACATTTGATGAAGCAGCAGAGTGCGGAACTGCAGCCGTTATCGCTCCGATCTCACAAATCGACGATCTGGACATTGACAAGTCTTATGTAATTGCTAAAGATGGCAAGCCGGGACCTGTTTGTGAAAAATTGTATCATAAACTGCGTGGTATCCAGTATGGTGATGAACCTGATACATACGGATGGGTAACGATTATTGAATAAATAAGATAAGGGTTTGACAGTTAGTGGTTATTTCTAAAAAATACCATTAACTGCCAACTCCGAATTCTCAAACGTCAATACGCATTGTTAACTTTGGATTGCCAACTGAAAATAAAATTGCTATCTCGGTATTGCAAAGTAGCGGATATTTTCTATCTTTGTGGCCTATATAGTAAGACAGTAAGGTGGAAGCATTCTTTAAAACACATAAATACCTTGTAGAACATTTGCATGCACCGGTACGCCGGGGGCTGATGGATGAGATTAACTGGAATGACCGGTTGATCGGTATTAAAGGCTCTCGTGGAGTGGGTAAGACTACTTTTTTACTGGATTATGCTCGCGAACATTTTGGTGCTGATAATAAGGAGTGCCTATACATAAATCTGAATCATTTTTATTTTAC encodes the following:
- the metF gene encoding methylenetetrahydrofolate reductase [NAD(P)H]; its protein translation is MKVIDLINGSKTTAFSFEILPPIKGNSIQKVYNVIDKLKEFDPKYINITSHHSEYIYKTLPDGSFQKVNIRKRPGSVAIASAIQNKYGIPAVPHIICKGFTKDETEYALIDLNFLGVYDLLLLRGDVKTLEAGQNTDQYHEHATGLQEQVNNFNKGIAVDGSTFEANETPFSYGMACYPEKHEEAPNMDSDIFYLKEKVKNGADYLVTQMFFDNEKYYSFVDRCRAEGITVPIIPGIKPVVFKNQLTVLPKIFRSDIPEPFATELRKCNNDDEVKAVGVEWCIQQCKDLIAHGVPSLHFYTMMATDSVYKVAKEVY
- a CDS encoding branched-chain amino acid aminotransferase; this translates as MENINWSDLAFGYMKTDYNVRCYYRDGKWGELEVSSSEIINIHMAATCLHYGQESFEGLKAFRGKDGKIRVFRMDENGKRMQASSRGIKMAELPVEMFEEAVRKVVKLNERFVPPYESGAALYIRPLMIGLGAQVGVKPAPEYMFMIFVTPVGPYFKGGFQPSKVCIMREYDRAAPQGTGTIKVGGNYAASLVAGEKAKEKGYAAVLYLDPKEKKYLDECGPANFFGIRGNSYITPQSHSILPSITNKSLQQLAADMGLTVERRPVPVEELATFDEAAECGTAAVIAPISQIDDLDIDKSYVIAKDGKPGPVCEKLYHKLRGIQYGDEPDTYGWVTIIE